The Candidatus Neomarinimicrobiota bacterium genome includes a region encoding these proteins:
- a CDS encoding Na+:solute symporter, with translation MIDLLIVLAFIAYSISNGLRARARASENLEEYFLSGRTLRGWRAGISMAATQYSAGTPLLVCGLIASGGIFLVWRLWIYGLAFLMMGFLLGKSWRRAEVLTDAELTEIRYSGRGVLALRGLKAIYYGTIINCVVMAMVLVAATRISETFLLWHEWLPTGMYTTIYGWVAALGISLSSEATGLETYIATTNNVISIVLIIAFTTLYSTTGGLRSVVATDIVQFTIAMTATLIYAIIAVKAAGGLGAMGDKLVVLYGSVRAGEMLSFSPRGWEAFAPFAVIISLQWFFQMNSDGTGYLAQRTMACRTDRDARIAGFVFTWAQILLRSLLWLPIGVALLIIYPFDPATAGGDAFVAGRELLFATGIDDLLPVGVRGLMLTGILAALASTLDTHLNWGASYWSNDVYKRIISETWLKRTPSARELVVVARLSNILILAIALTIMANLGSIQRAWQISLIFGAGVGSVLVLRWFWERINLYSELSAMVVSLVLAPILLLTVQQDWLKLLLMSVLSTLTVLIVTWLTPPTDESVLTSFFRRVRPPGFWRETALKAGIDPEESKREFWEGSYLVITCGLSVFLLLTGIGKLILPALDSSPLYPWGLIAGGLAIIPLWWKKVFNPGTDAMSSPSH, from the coding sequence ATGATTGATCTGCTGATCGTACTGGCCTTCATCGCCTACAGCATCTCCAACGGCCTTCGGGCCCGAGCGCGGGCTTCCGAAAACCTTGAGGAATACTTTCTGTCCGGGAGGACCCTCCGCGGCTGGCGAGCCGGCATCAGTATGGCGGCGACCCAGTATTCAGCGGGCACGCCCCTGCTAGTCTGTGGGCTGATTGCCAGCGGCGGCATCTTCCTGGTCTGGAGGCTGTGGATATATGGCCTGGCCTTCTTGATGATGGGATTCTTGCTGGGAAAGAGTTGGCGCAGGGCAGAGGTCCTGACGGATGCGGAACTTACGGAGATCCGCTACAGCGGGCGGGGCGTTTTGGCTCTCAGGGGACTCAAGGCAATATACTATGGGACGATCATCAACTGTGTCGTCATGGCCATGGTTCTGGTTGCCGCCACCCGCATTTCAGAGACTTTTCTGCTCTGGCACGAGTGGCTCCCCACCGGTATGTATACTACGATTTACGGCTGGGTTGCCGCTCTGGGGATCAGCCTGTCTTCAGAGGCCACGGGTCTTGAGACCTACATAGCTACCACCAATAACGTCATCAGTATCGTGTTGATTATTGCCTTTACGACACTCTATTCTACCACGGGTGGGCTCCGGAGTGTGGTGGCCACCGATATTGTACAGTTCACCATTGCCATGACCGCAACGCTCATTTACGCCATTATTGCGGTGAAGGCGGCCGGCGGGCTGGGGGCGATGGGTGACAAACTGGTGGTGCTTTATGGATCGGTCCGTGCTGGTGAGATGCTGTCATTCAGTCCCCGAGGGTGGGAGGCCTTTGCCCCATTTGCGGTGATCATCAGTCTTCAATGGTTCTTCCAGATGAACAGCGACGGCACGGGCTATTTGGCCCAGCGCACCATGGCCTGCCGCACGGACCGGGATGCGCGGATTGCGGGCTTTGTTTTCACGTGGGCCCAGATTCTGCTGCGGTCACTGCTCTGGCTGCCAATTGGGGTGGCATTGCTGATCATCTATCCCTTCGATCCCGCGACCGCCGGAGGCGATGCCTTTGTGGCCGGCAGGGAGCTCCTGTTTGCCACGGGAATCGATGACCTGCTGCCCGTTGGCGTCCGCGGATTGATGCTGACGGGGATCCTGGCGGCATTGGCCTCCACTCTCGATACCCACCTGAACTGGGGCGCCAGCTACTGGAGCAACGATGTTTACAAGCGCATTATCAGCGAGACCTGGTTGAAGCGAACCCCTTCGGCCAGGGAACTGGTCGTGGTGGCCCGGTTATCCAATATCCTCATTCTCGCCATCGCCCTTACGATTATGGCAAATCTTGGGTCCATTCAGAGAGCCTGGCAAATCTCGCTCATTTTTGGTGCCGGGGTGGGATCCGTGCTGGTGCTGCGGTGGTTTTGGGAGAGGATCAATCTATATTCCGAACTCTCAGCCATGGTGGTTTCATTGGTCCTTGCGCCCATTCTCCTGCTTACGGTGCAGCAGGACTGGCTCAAGCTCCTTTTGATGTCGGTTCTGTCCACCCTGACCGTCCTGATTGTGACCTGGTTGACACCCCCAACGGACGAGAGTGTCCTCACAAGTTTCTTCCGGCGAGTCAGACCTCCGGGCTTCTGGAGGGAAACCGCGCTGAAAGCGGGGATCGATCCAGAGGAATCAAAGCGTGAGTTCTGGGAGGGATCGTATCTGGTCATCACGTGCGGGCTGTCGGTATTTCTGCTCCTGACGGGGATCGGGAAATTGATTCTTCCTGCCCTCGACAGCTCCCCGCTCTATCCTTGGGGCCTTATTGCAGGTGGCCTGGCAATCATTCCCCTGTGGTGGAAAAAGGTGTTCAATCCTGGCACCGACGCAATGTCAAGTCCTTCTCATTGA
- a CDS encoding glycosyltransferase, with protein sequence MKSLEDYSDVVAHDVLDEIRQAASRLSGVTVLHVNATSYGGGVVEILDSLVLLMNDLDVRTDWRVIHGTPDYFEVTKKFHNALQGEDVTFSASELELYKRTNEKFSAFAFLDHDCVIIHDPQPLALVHYTQHTAPWVWRCHIDITRPNELAWGMLSPFMLQYERMIVSSEGYRRPDLAILQQVMAPSIDPYSPKNRALSEETIRSHLERHGIPTDLPLITQVSRLDPWKDPEGVLAVFEQVKREVDCRLVFCYNLASDDPEGTRIEERMLKLAQPYLAKGEVLFVRGDDPLLVNALQRHSSVILQKSTREGFGLVITEAMWKGAAVVASNVGAIPRQIEDGVNGFLVEPTDTVGCAAKVVQLLTDRQLAAEMGHAATESVRKNFLITRHLLDYLNLIAELIDRP encoded by the coding sequence ATCAAGAGTCTTGAGGACTACAGCGACGTTGTCGCCCATGACGTGCTTGATGAGATACGGCAGGCGGCAAGCCGACTGTCCGGCGTTACTGTGCTGCACGTAAATGCCACTTCATACGGCGGCGGCGTGGTCGAAATCCTGGACAGTCTCGTGCTCCTCATGAATGATTTGGACGTCAGGACGGATTGGCGGGTTATCCACGGGACGCCGGACTATTTTGAAGTAACCAAGAAATTCCACAACGCTCTCCAGGGTGAGGACGTCACCTTCAGTGCCAGCGAACTGGAGCTGTACAAAAGAACCAATGAGAAGTTCAGCGCTTTTGCCTTCCTGGATCACGATTGTGTGATCATTCACGACCCCCAGCCTCTGGCCCTGGTCCATTACACGCAGCACACGGCCCCCTGGGTATGGCGTTGCCATATTGATATCACGCGTCCCAATGAGCTGGCTTGGGGCATGCTGTCGCCGTTCATGCTCCAATATGAACGCATGATCGTATCCTCCGAAGGCTACCGGCGACCGGATCTGGCGATCCTGCAGCAGGTCATGGCTCCCTCTATCGACCCCTACTCGCCCAAGAATAGGGCGCTGTCGGAGGAAACCATTCGAAGTCACCTGGAGCGGCACGGCATCCCAACCGACCTACCCCTGATTACGCAGGTGTCCCGCTTAGATCCCTGGAAGGATCCCGAAGGCGTCCTGGCAGTATTTGAGCAGGTGAAACGGGAAGTCGATTGCCGCCTGGTATTCTGTTACAACCTGGCCAGCGACGACCCCGAGGGTACTCGTATCGAAGAAAGAATGCTAAAATTAGCCCAGCCGTACCTTGCGAAAGGGGAGGTCCTTTTTGTCCGGGGAGACGATCCGCTCCTGGTCAACGCTCTGCAGCGCCATTCCAGCGTGATTCTGCAGAAGTCCACCCGCGAGGGATTTGGGCTTGTCATCACCGAAGCAATGTGGAAAGGTGCGGCCGTCGTGGCGTCGAATGTAGGCGCAATACCTCGGCAGATCGAAGACGGCGTAAACGGGTTCCTGGTGGAGCCGACGGACACAGTGGGTTGCGCCGCAAAGGTCGTTCAACTGCTCACCGACCGTCAGCTGGCCGCCGAGATGGGCCATGCTGCCACGGAGTCAGTCCGGAAGAATTTCCTGATCACGCGCCACCTGCTGGACTACTTAAACCTGATCGCCGAGCTCATCGACCGCCCTTGA
- a CDS encoding VCBS repeat-containing protein has product MSIRDVMLVVIACGVLGMPSGAEGKGKVRSAIRFENLREQVGIDFIHYAPRPRWCEIGPTLRGAATNEALELIFLEGKEAWKSRERLLNLEEFAHLHLIKMNGSGAAWLDYDRDGDWDLYLVNGQGPGQISNALYENLGGKSFRRKVSGAEDLGEGMAVSVADYDNDGYSDLFVTNYGNFILYHNGSDGTFTDVTATAFPEGLGDRWYGGSAWGDYDRDGDLDLYVTAYVDFAWRPANTSLRFPMDFGGLPNTLYRNNGDGTFTDVTAAAGVGDAKRKSMQAIFSDFNDDGWPDIFVTNDTDANSLYLNRGDGTFKAFSGPSGLGTTDGR; this is encoded by the coding sequence ATGAGTATCCGTGATGTCATGCTGGTGGTCATTGCGTGTGGCGTGCTGGGCATGCCCTCCGGGGCGGAGGGCAAGGGAAAGGTGAGAAGTGCCATCCGCTTTGAAAACTTGCGGGAGCAGGTGGGAATTGATTTTATCCACTACGCCCCCCGCCCCCGCTGGTGCGAGATTGGACCCACCCTCAGGGGCGCTGCTACCAATGAGGCCCTGGAATTGATCTTCCTGGAAGGGAAAGAGGCCTGGAAATCTCGGGAGCGGCTCCTGAACCTGGAGGAGTTCGCCCACCTCCATCTGATCAAGATGAATGGCTCCGGGGCGGCCTGGCTGGACTATGACCGCGACGGCGACTGGGACCTCTACCTGGTCAACGGCCAGGGGCCGGGCCAGATAAGCAATGCGCTGTACGAGAATCTGGGCGGAAAATCCTTCCGACGTAAAGTCTCCGGCGCCGAAGATCTCGGCGAGGGGATGGCTGTCTCAGTGGCCGACTATGACAATGACGGCTATTCCGACCTGTTCGTCACCAACTACGGCAATTTCATTCTCTACCATAATGGTTCTGATGGGACATTTACCGATGTGACCGCTACGGCCTTTCCAGAGGGGCTAGGGGATCGCTGGTATGGCGGGTCAGCATGGGGAGACTACGACCGGGATGGCGACCTGGATCTGTATGTCACCGCCTACGTGGACTTTGCCTGGCGTCCCGCGAATACCAGTCTGCGCTTCCCCATGGACTTTGGGGGGCTGCCCAACACCCTTTACCGTAATAACGGGGACGGCACCTTTACTGATGTGACCGCTGCGGCAGGCGTTGGGGATGCCAAGCGCAAGTCCATGCAGGCGATCTTCTCGGACTTCAATGACGATGGCTGGCCCGACATCTTTGTGACCAATGATACCGATGCCAACAGCCTCTACCTCAACCGCGGGGATGGCACCTTCAAAGCCTTCTCGGGGCCCAGTGGGCTGGGCACGACCGATGGACGTA
- a CDS encoding extracellular solute-binding protein, translating to MCGLALMLSCGRPDQQRQLTYWSATNSFEIEFARQIVEEWNADTTRIPVTFQPVPAGQSSEEVILAAIVGKTTPDIYSNVWPGVIEQYREAGAVLDLSQFADFDSVLTSRVPALLQDGFRSPAGGYYQMPWKANPLMLYYNGDLLAEAGVDELPVTYADFLALGPKLVKDINGDGHFDIWMLDPNLLPKWYERFFDFYTFFIAATAGETLMQDGVVNLERPETHQVLSFFRENYAAGYFPRSIFQEEIFLLDKLVFKVSGPWLMRHLQRYRPDKYQMYGVTYLPRPTASEGPVHSYGDAKNIVIFSTTRYPAEAWEFVKFMTSKANDRRLLEISDQLPLRNDIQSDPDFAAYFAERPMMRIFADQLTYTAGTDHSIYLQEIFDIISQEFEAASIWGAKEVAEAVQDMQRNINKLVERERYRSRSDSR from the coding sequence GTGTGTGGACTTGCCCTGATGCTCAGCTGCGGGCGGCCCGACCAGCAGCGCCAACTGACTTACTGGAGTGCCACCAATTCCTTCGAGATAGAGTTCGCCCGGCAGATCGTTGAAGAATGGAACGCCGATACTACCCGTATTCCGGTTACTTTCCAACCGGTGCCGGCGGGCCAGTCCAGTGAGGAAGTCATACTGGCGGCCATCGTCGGCAAGACCACGCCGGACATCTACTCCAATGTCTGGCCCGGGGTCATTGAGCAGTACCGGGAGGCCGGGGCAGTGCTGGACCTGAGCCAATTCGCCGATTTTGATTCGGTGCTCACCTCCCGGGTGCCGGCCCTGCTGCAGGACGGCTTCCGGTCCCCCGCCGGCGGCTACTACCAGATGCCGTGGAAAGCCAACCCGCTGATGCTCTACTATAACGGCGACCTGTTGGCCGAGGCGGGCGTGGACGAGTTACCGGTCACCTACGCAGATTTTTTGGCGCTGGGCCCCAAACTGGTAAAGGATATCAACGGTGACGGCCACTTCGACATCTGGATGCTCGACCCGAATCTGTTGCCAAAATGGTACGAGCGCTTCTTCGATTTCTACACCTTCTTTATTGCGGCCACCGCTGGTGAGACCCTGATGCAGGACGGGGTGGTTAACCTGGAGCGGCCCGAGACCCACCAGGTGCTCAGCTTCTTCCGGGAGAACTACGCGGCAGGCTATTTCCCCCGATCCATCTTCCAGGAGGAAATATTCCTCCTGGACAAGTTGGTCTTCAAGGTATCCGGACCCTGGCTCATGCGCCATCTGCAGCGCTACCGGCCCGACAAATACCAGATGTACGGCGTCACCTACTTGCCCCGGCCCACTGCCAGCGAAGGACCTGTGCATAGCTACGGCGATGCCAAGAATATCGTCATCTTCTCCACTACTCGCTATCCGGCCGAAGCCTGGGAATTCGTCAAATTCATGACCAGTAAAGCCAACGACCGCCGGCTGCTGGAAATCTCGGACCAATTGCCGTTGCGAAACGATATCCAGTCCGATCCTGACTTCGCTGCCTACTTCGCCGAGCGGCCGATGATGAGAATCTTTGCCGACCAGCTGACTTACACCGCCGGCACCGACCACAGCATCTACCTGCAGGAGATATTCGATATCATATCCCAGGAGTTCGAAGCCGCCAGTATTTGGGGCGCCAAGGAGGTTGCGGAGGCCGTCCAGGATATGCAGCGCAACATAAACAAGTTGGTCGAACGGGAACGTTATCGGTCAAGGTCAGATTCCAGGTAG
- a CDS encoding sodium/solute symporter (Members of the Solute:Sodium Symporter (SSS), TC 2.A.21 as described in tcdb.org, catalyze solute:Na+ symport. Known solutes for members of the family include sugars, amino acids, nucleosides, inositols, vitamins, urea or anions, depending on the system.), with protein sequence MNSLDVVIISAYFLAVFGIAYWAARGKKKRSDDYFLAGRNVGWLAVGASLFASNIGSEHLIGLAGAGASGGLAVGHFEWMAVLILLMLGWVFAPFYRRSGITTMPEFLELRYNSAARTYLATVSVIGYVLTKISVSLFAGGLIIRELTGLDIWTSAGIIVIVTGIYTVAGGLRAVIYTDMMQAFVLILGSLALTILGLMEVGGWQGLKAAVPADFFSMWKPANHPDFPWTGIIFGAPILGVWYWCTDQYIVQRVLAARNLKEARTGTIFAGFLKILPVFVFVLPGLIAAALFSGSAEGVGDHALLALVTRVLPAGLTGLFIAGLMAALMSSLSSVFNSCSTLISWDFYKKMKPDATDAQLITVGRIATGVLVVLGLLWIPLMKHISSQLYIYLQSVQAYIAPPIAACFLLGLFYPRLNGSGAISSLLTGFVLGALRLVLELVHGGDHTGLADGSLWAWIAEINFLHFAVLLFAISSAVLVIVSLLTPPPRTEQIQGLTYATALAAPAGASAGLDVGEALYYPGRKNQIILSIVLAATVGALWIIFA encoded by the coding sequence ATAAACTCTCTCGACGTAGTGATTATCTCCGCCTACTTCTTGGCCGTATTCGGCATCGCCTATTGGGCTGCCCGGGGCAAGAAGAAACGGAGTGACGACTACTTTTTGGCGGGTCGGAACGTGGGCTGGCTGGCGGTCGGGGCCAGCCTCTTTGCCTCCAATATCGGCAGTGAGCATCTCATTGGGCTGGCCGGTGCCGGCGCCTCCGGCGGTTTGGCGGTGGGACATTTCGAGTGGATGGCAGTCCTGATCCTACTCATGTTGGGCTGGGTATTTGCCCCCTTCTACCGGAGGAGCGGCATTACTACGATGCCCGAGTTCCTGGAGCTGCGCTATAACTCCGCTGCCCGGACCTACCTGGCGACCGTCTCCGTGATCGGCTACGTGCTCACGAAGATAAGCGTGTCGCTGTTCGCCGGCGGTCTGATCATCCGGGAATTGACGGGGCTGGACATCTGGACAAGCGCAGGGATCATTGTCATTGTCACCGGCATCTATACCGTGGCTGGTGGTCTGCGGGCCGTCATCTATACCGATATGATGCAGGCGTTCGTCCTGATTCTCGGATCGCTGGCACTCACCATTCTGGGATTGATGGAAGTTGGGGGTTGGCAGGGTTTGAAAGCGGCCGTGCCGGCGGATTTCTTCTCGATGTGGAAGCCCGCCAATCACCCGGACTTCCCCTGGACGGGAATCATTTTTGGAGCGCCTATTCTGGGGGTGTGGTATTGGTGTACCGACCAGTATATTGTTCAGCGCGTGCTCGCGGCCCGCAACCTGAAAGAGGCCCGGACCGGAACCATCTTCGCCGGATTTCTAAAGATCCTCCCGGTGTTCGTTTTTGTGCTGCCAGGCTTGATCGCTGCCGCACTCTTCAGCGGCTCGGCCGAGGGTGTAGGGGATCATGCCCTGCTGGCACTCGTCACACGCGTGCTGCCGGCAGGGCTCACCGGCCTGTTCATTGCGGGGCTCATGGCGGCGCTCATGAGCTCGCTGAGTTCGGTTTTCAATTCGTGTTCCACGCTGATCAGCTGGGATTTTTACAAGAAGATGAAGCCGGATGCCACTGACGCACAGCTTATCACCGTGGGTCGCATTGCCACCGGCGTGCTCGTGGTCCTCGGGTTGCTGTGGATACCCTTGATGAAACATATCTCATCCCAACTCTACATCTACCTTCAAAGTGTCCAGGCCTACATCGCTCCACCGATTGCCGCCTGTTTTTTGCTGGGGCTGTTCTATCCCCGGCTAAACGGAAGCGGGGCCATCTCATCGCTCCTTACCGGGTTTGTGCTCGGTGCGCTGCGACTGGTGCTCGAACTGGTTCACGGGGGTGACCACACGGGTCTGGCTGACGGCAGCCTGTGGGCCTGGATCGCCGAGATCAATTTTCTCCATTTCGCGGTCCTCCTGTTTGCCATCAGTAGCGCAGTACTTGTGATCGTGAGTCTCTTGACACCGCCTCCGCGAACGGAGCAGATTCAGGGCCTGACCTACGCGACGGCCCTTGCGGCCCCTGCCGGGGCGTCAGCGGGCCTGGACGTCGGAGAGGCACTATACTACCCCGGGCGCAAAAACCAGATCATCCTTTCAATCGTGCTTGCTGCAACTGTTGGCGCCCTGTGGATCATTTTCGCCTGA
- a CDS encoding carbohydrate ABC transporter permease has protein sequence MNRRLLRGLFYLVLLGGAITFIYPFLWMVLGTIKPEIEITTLRLLPSRVVFDSYRAVFSKIPIARAFLNSLLVASLVTSSVLVFSSLTGYALSRLTFKGKELLFSLVLFTMMMPFQITLIPMYILMVKFHWVDTYQALVVPGMVSAFGILIFRQAFKAIPGDLIDSARLDGYTEVEILFRIVWPLSKPALITVGLITFVNTWNDVLWPIIVIRDQTMMTMPQMVALFTVGGQAEAQLGNILAAATLLAIPMVAAYLLFQRYFIESMATSGLKG, from the coding sequence ATGAACCGACGGCTTCTCAGAGGATTATTTTACCTGGTGCTGTTGGGTGGCGCCATTACCTTTATCTACCCTTTCCTCTGGATGGTGTTGGGCACGATCAAACCCGAAATCGAGATTACCACCCTGCGTCTGCTGCCCTCCCGAGTCGTCTTTGACAGTTACCGGGCAGTGTTCAGCAAGATTCCCATTGCCCGCGCGTTTCTCAACAGCCTGCTGGTCGCATCCCTGGTGACCTCATCCGTGCTTGTGTTCTCGTCGCTCACCGGCTACGCCCTCTCCCGGCTAACTTTCAAGGGTAAAGAACTCCTGTTTTCCCTCGTACTTTTCACTATGATGATGCCGTTTCAGATTACTTTGATCCCCATGTATATCCTCATGGTAAAATTCCACTGGGTTGATACCTACCAGGCCCTAGTAGTCCCGGGCATGGTGAGCGCTTTCGGGATACTCATTTTCAGGCAGGCCTTCAAGGCTATTCCCGGAGACCTCATCGATTCTGCCCGGCTGGACGGCTACACAGAGGTCGAAATCCTCTTTCGGATCGTCTGGCCACTCTCCAAGCCGGCACTTATCACCGTGGGACTGATCACGTTCGTCAATACCTGGAATGATGTCCTCTGGCCGATCATCGTTATCAGGGACCAGACGATGATGACCATGCCGCAGATGGTGGCGCTCTTCACGGTGGGGGGACAGGCCGAGGCCCAGCTAGGTAATATCCTGGCCGCGGCTACCCTGCTGGCCATCCCCATGGTTGCCGCCTACCTGCTGTTCCAGCGCTATTTCATCGAAAGCATGGCCACTTCAGGGTTGAAGGGCTAG
- a CDS encoding sugar ABC transporter permease, producing the protein MPGSTVKFTTEKSIPYILVTPYLLHFLVITAFPVIFSLILTLHRWNLLSPMQWIGGTNFSTVLTDALFWKSLWNTIRFLMIHIPLQVGIALMLAVILNQQIRARGFFRAAYFLPVVVSGVVVTILWKQLYASETGTINALLSTVGLPRVEWLTSTRIAMPAIAIMATWKNVGLYIILLLAGLQSIPRQLYEAAMLDGAGRLGQFFQITIPMLNPILLSVIILSTINGFSLFIEPYVMTGGGPLNSTLSMNLYTYRQAFVFYKMGYAATLGFTMAVIIFAVVVLERRYVERDYL; encoded by the coding sequence ATTCCAGGTAGCACCGTGAAGTTCACGACCGAGAAATCAATCCCCTACATCTTGGTAACGCCCTACCTGCTCCACTTTCTGGTCATCACCGCTTTCCCAGTGATTTTTTCCCTGATCCTCACTCTCCATCGATGGAACCTGCTTTCGCCCATGCAGTGGATCGGAGGGACGAATTTCTCCACTGTTCTCACGGACGCCTTGTTCTGGAAATCGCTGTGGAACACGATCCGGTTTCTGATGATCCATATCCCTCTGCAAGTGGGGATCGCCCTGATGCTGGCGGTGATCCTCAATCAACAGATACGCGCCCGGGGTTTTTTTCGCGCGGCATACTTTCTACCCGTAGTAGTTTCCGGCGTCGTGGTAACCATTCTGTGGAAGCAGTTGTATGCCTCGGAAACCGGCACCATCAACGCTCTGCTCTCCACAGTTGGCCTGCCCCGGGTGGAGTGGTTGACCAGCACCAGGATCGCCATGCCGGCCATTGCCATCATGGCCACGTGGAAGAACGTAGGACTCTATATCATTCTGCTGTTGGCGGGATTGCAGAGCATTCCCAGGCAACTGTATGAAGCAGCGATGCTGGATGGTGCCGGAAGGCTCGGACAGTTTTTCCAGATCACCATCCCCATGCTTAACCCCATCCTCCTGTCGGTCATTATCCTTTCCACCATCAATGGCTTCTCGCTGTTTATCGAACCCTACGTGATGACTGGCGGGGGACCGCTCAACAGCACATTGTCGATGAACCTGTATACGTATCGACAAGCATTCGTCTTCTACAAGATGGGCTATGCGGCTACGCTGGGCTTCACCATGGCAGTGATCATCTTCGCGGTGGTAGTGTTAGAGCGTAGATATGTCGAACGGGACTACCTATGA
- the ugpC gene encoding sn-glycerol-3-phosphate ABC transporter ATP-binding protein UgpC: protein MAAVTLKNIRKVYQNDVVALHDIDLTIDDGEFLVLVGPSGCGKSTLLRMIAGLEAISEGEIFIGDRLINAVPPKDRDVAMVFQNYALYPHMTVFENMSFALRHRKIPRQEIRERVASAAEILGLETLLHRRPKALSGGERQRVAVGRALVRNPQVFLFDEPLSNLDAKLRLQMRLEISRLQARLKTTMIYVTHDQVEALTLGTKIVVLKEGAIQQIDAPRRLYEQPANQFVAGFIGSPGMNFFSGQMSSENSRLFVAEDMMLPLPEWVGTLAAQIQAHKVVIGIRPEHVYDAQQPPDRTVTQPIPVTVDVIEPVGSDAYVYFTLGGSDCCMRLGYDPGYLKRDTIQVCFDEAKLYLFHPETGERLAAS, encoded by the coding sequence GTGGCCGCTGTCACACTGAAGAACATCCGCAAAGTCTACCAGAATGATGTTGTGGCGCTACACGATATTGATCTGACCATCGATGACGGGGAGTTCCTGGTGTTGGTGGGTCCCTCCGGCTGCGGAAAATCGACGCTGTTGCGAATGATCGCGGGCTTGGAGGCTATCTCTGAAGGGGAGATCTTTATCGGCGACAGGCTCATCAACGCCGTTCCCCCCAAGGACCGCGACGTGGCCATGGTCTTTCAGAACTACGCCCTCTACCCCCATATGACCGTATTCGAAAATATGAGTTTCGCCCTGCGCCACCGCAAGATTCCCAGGCAGGAGATCAGGGAACGCGTGGCGTCAGCCGCGGAAATATTGGGGCTGGAGACATTGCTTCACCGACGGCCGAAGGCCCTTTCGGGGGGGGAGCGCCAGCGCGTAGCCGTCGGGAGAGCGCTGGTTAGGAACCCCCAGGTCTTCCTGTTTGATGAGCCGCTCTCCAATCTGGACGCCAAACTACGCCTGCAAATGAGGCTGGAGATCAGTCGGCTGCAGGCGCGGCTGAAGACCACCATGATCTATGTCACTCACGACCAAGTCGAAGCCCTGACCCTGGGCACCAAGATCGTGGTTCTAAAAGAGGGCGCCATTCAACAGATCGACGCGCCACGCAGGCTCTACGAGCAGCCGGCCAATCAGTTCGTGGCCGGGTTTATCGGCTCCCCCGGGATGAACTTCTTTTCCGGCCAAATGAGTTCCGAGAATAGTCGGCTGTTCGTTGCGGAGGATATGATGCTGCCCCTGCCCGAGTGGGTAGGGACTCTGGCCGCTCAAATTCAGGCCCACAAAGTCGTGATCGGCATCCGCCCGGAGCACGTCTACGATGCCCAGCAACCTCCCGACCGAACCGTGACCCAACCCATTCCGGTGACCGTCGACGTGATCGAGCCGGTGGGCAGCGACGCCTATGTCTACTTCACACTGGGAGGAAGCGATTGCTGCATGCGCCTTGGCTACGACCCGGGCTATCTCAAAAGGGATACCATACAGGTCTGTTTCGATGAGGCCAAGCTATACCTCTTCCACCCGGAAACCGGTGAACGCCTGGCAGCCAGCTAG